A DNA window from Flavobacterium sp. contains the following coding sequences:
- a CDS encoding Mur ligase family protein, producing the protein MKTHFIAIGGSAMHNLALALHNKGYQVTGSDDAIFEPSKSRLEKKGILPAEMGWFPEKITADIDAIILGMHAKADNPELLKAQELGLKIYSYPEFLYQQSKNKTRVVIGGSHGKTTITSMILHVMHYHNIEVDYMVGAQLEGFDTMVHLTEENDFMVLEGDEYLSSPIDRRPKFHLYQPNIALISGIAWDHINVFPTYENYVEQFEIFISKITNGGILVYNENDPEVKRVSEAATNPIRKLPYSTPEYSVADGVTLLKTPEGDMPIEVFGAHNLNNLAGAKWICQNMGVDEADFYEAIASFKGASKRLEKIAEGKGKVAYKDFAHSPSKVAATTKAVKEQYPNRTLVACLELHTYSSLNAEFLKEYEGALEYADVAVVFYSPDAVKIKQLEEVTYEQIATSFNRKDLIIYTNPAEFKEYLFNLNLDNSALLLMSSGNYGGLNFDEVKQLIE; encoded by the coding sequence ATGAAAACACATTTCATCGCTATAGGCGGAAGCGCTATGCACAATCTCGCATTGGCATTACATAATAAAGGATATCAGGTTACAGGAAGTGATGATGCTATTTTTGAACCTTCAAAATCAAGATTAGAAAAAAAAGGAATTCTGCCTGCAGAAATGGGCTGGTTTCCTGAAAAAATTACTGCCGACATTGACGCCATAATTCTTGGAATGCATGCTAAAGCTGATAATCCAGAATTGTTGAAAGCGCAGGAATTAGGATTGAAAATTTATTCATACCCGGAATTTTTATACCAACAATCGAAAAATAAAACTCGTGTAGTTATTGGAGGTTCTCACGGAAAAACTACCATTACTTCGATGATTTTGCATGTTATGCATTATCATAATATTGAAGTCGATTATATGGTTGGTGCGCAATTAGAAGGTTTTGACACAATGGTGCATCTTACCGAAGAAAATGATTTTATGGTTCTCGAAGGTGATGAATATTTATCATCGCCAATTGACAGACGCCCAAAATTTCATTTGTATCAGCCAAATATTGCTTTAATTTCAGGAATTGCCTGGGATCATATTAATGTGTTTCCAACTTATGAAAATTATGTGGAGCAATTTGAGATCTTTATTTCTAAAATTACAAACGGAGGGATTTTAGTTTACAACGAAAATGATCCTGAAGTAAAACGAGTTTCTGAAGCTGCGACAAACCCAATTCGAAAATTACCTTACTCTACACCAGAATATTCTGTTGCCGATGGAGTTACTTTATTAAAAACGCCGGAAGGCGATATGCCAATTGAAGTTTTTGGTGCTCACAATTTGAATAATCTTGCGGGTGCAAAATGGATCTGCCAGAATATGGGCGTTGACGAAGCTGATTTTTACGAAGCAATTGCAAGTTTTAAAGGTGCATCTAAACGTTTAGAAAAAATTGCAGAAGGAAAAGGAAAAGTAGCCTATAAAGATTTTGCACATTCGCCAAGTAAAGTAGCCGCAACGACAAAAGCTGTAAAAGAACAATATCCAAACAGAACTTTGGTCGCTTGTTTAGAATTGCATACCTATAGCAGTTTAAATGCTGAGTTTTTGAAAGAGTACGAAGGAGCATTAGAATATGCTGATGTTGCCGTTGTATTTTATTCTCCCGACGCTGTAAAAATTAAACAATTAGAAGAAGTAACTTATGAGCAAATTGCAACTTCATTCAATAGAAAAGATTTAATTATTTACACGAATCCAGCTGAATTTAAAGAATATTTATTCAACTTAAATCTTGATAATTCTGCACTTTTATTAATGAGTTCAGGAAATTACGGTGGTTTAAATTTTGACGAAGTAAAACAATTGATAGAATAA
- a CDS encoding carboxypeptidase-like regulatory domain-containing protein gives MKNILFVFLLISTTFFGQQNDKNWDKIIALENEGKIKSANEIVAKIYKKAINQKDEVQMIKCFFYQSKYLQIVDENAQTKILNNLKTDINRITEPSKAILNLVYAKCLTDYLAKNRYQIQRRTNTTELDNDFLTWTEKNFNTQIDLALKSSLENESILKNTPLTIYEAIFDYQTIEKFKTLNLLNYVIAENILLQSQKIRSWEIQKSDFLSSKKMLLGNSNSFIKLNFDSVSNENLKITLKLYQKQEINNPTTENVWGRIQFLKKNVIDTDEDYIKALVSLQKQTNNVILIQNIQLEKAAFLSQNASKEVYPDNNIKAIVILDSILQINNQSNAYKLALQKKENILYKTLNVQLEKYTYRNENTRAFIQYKNVEKLKISFFKITNSQFIELSESYRTREGIRDSILKKTKPVVSQFYTFTNKKDYFDYTTEVVLPQLQTGSYLVYFESESDSKEKKATAFETITVSNFIVLGTQNDKSESYQVLDRKTGKPLQNVNIKSPLFNILTDKNGTAVFQKATDAYSGNYNIILSTAQDTLYINKNYLPYNSKYGDKDDDEFRGKVQFYLDRAIYRPGQTVFFKGIAVQKINQKSSVVPFTTFNIIIEDPNNTEIKEFNVITNEFGSFSGEFTLPKTGLTGDFRISAEEPDDYENDKVYDKRKDEHPFWDNVDFEHSENVFSVEEYKRPKFEVTFEPKKESFQINQSVKVKGIVKAFAGSNISDAKVTYSVTRYTTYSRYFSSQFEQNEVLATGETKTDASGKFAIDFNAVPSKNSNKEQLPIYNYSIKASVTDINGETHDSETSIKVGYHDLELDALINSEIFTKKKNEIQLISTNLNGEFSAVKGEIKIYYINPFSTKFKTRIFPKPDFAAISDSDFEKLFPYENNENAKEKIIETLLFSKNVDTQKDKTLALDFISNYKSGNYKIVFSAKDSFGNLIEKTSNFKLFQSNDKFDASRLFSVTQTNLNPVKDGFVSIRITSVIPELYISATVNYENKVYFEEMYTLQNHEALIKIPVKKEFENGLTIDFTTLFENQKFDNNVLVFLPKEKPEFKFDVETFRTKIQPGSSENWCFKLSGTATKKESEILASMYDSSLDQFTVKNWESLNNNDYRFGYSYKSLIGVEKTYTTINNLNTPSKQIELKNESTKLIWFGFDFANNSNNVLYLQREYQRQLTKKARKPLDAKLISGIVTDSGNQPLPGVSITIKDTQRSTTTDFDGYYEIEAKENEELVFSYIGFKSQSAKVLKDKTINLTLSEEANKLEQVVVTGYGRQKKMALTAAVSKVISSEFAPQDNAGDILAGKVQGVQVRGVSTISGKSPLYIVDGKIVSEINTLNPNDILSIDVLKDDKAIALYGSKGTNGAIIITTKNALEDLTQVKARKNLSETAFFFPNLKTDSNGKVSFNFTSPEALTAWKLRLLAHNKDAVSGYLEKSVITQKELMVLPNFPRFFREKDTIVISAKISNVTAEAKTGIASLQFFDAVTMQPIDAKMLNTKNIKNFTIPAYGNSTANWTITIPEGLQGVQYKIVAKAGNFSDGEENILPVLTNNMLITESIPVWVRENSTKEYIFENLKNNNSTTLKNHQFTFEYTSNPTWIAIQSLPYLMEYEHECAEQTFARFYANALATEIISSNPKIANVFDDWRKNGKLNSKLEENEELKSLILAETPWLNDAQNEDEKKKNMALLFDLEKMKTSQEATFEKLKQKQKSSGGFSWFDGGDESEYITRHILAGLGHLEKLTKNNISKADEITKTGIPFIDNKFLEYHKSRIKNLNATDKLIWINPYFDLHYLYARSFYLKKYPLSDTLKKATKLYLETAKKDWLNYSLYEKGLTALTLNRFGEKETAKKIIESLKETSSNNEDWGMYWIANKSGWYWYQAPIETQALLIEAFAEVTQDSKSVDAMKVWLLKNKQTKNWPTTKSTTEAIYALLLQGTDWLSVKDNTVIKLGDEKIITKKLAENEKEAETGYIKLNWKGDEIKKEMASIKIQNKSKVPGYGGVYWQYFEDLDKIKNNSGSVLSVSKELYLKKSTLKGDELEKITNQNALKKGDLVTVRLIITSKEDTEYVHLKDMRASCFEPVNVLSEYQYKDRLGYYMSTKDAATHFFFDQINKGTYVLEYDIRVNNSGEFSNGITTIQSMYAPEFASHTKGIRVKVE, from the coding sequence ATGAAAAATATATTATTCGTTTTCTTATTGATTTCAACTACTTTTTTTGGACAGCAAAATGATAAAAATTGGGATAAAATTATTGCTTTAGAAAATGAAGGCAAGATAAAATCTGCAAACGAGATTGTCGCTAAGATTTATAAAAAAGCAATTAATCAGAAAGATGAAGTTCAAATGATTAAATGCTTTTTCTATCAATCAAAATATCTACAGATTGTTGATGAAAACGCACAAACAAAAATTCTGAATAATCTTAAAACTGACATTAATCGAATTACAGAGCCATCAAAAGCAATTTTAAATTTAGTTTATGCTAAATGCTTAACAGATTACTTAGCAAAGAATAGATATCAAATTCAAAGAAGAACAAATACAACAGAACTAGACAATGATTTCCTTACGTGGACAGAAAAAAATTTCAATACTCAAATTGATCTTGCTCTAAAAAGTTCTTTAGAAAACGAATCTATTTTAAAAAATACTCCACTCACTATATATGAGGCTATTTTTGATTATCAAACAATTGAAAAATTTAAAACTCTGAATTTATTAAATTATGTAATAGCCGAAAACATTTTACTTCAATCGCAAAAGATACGTTCGTGGGAAATTCAAAAAAGCGATTTTCTATCTTCTAAAAAAATGCTTTTGGGAAATTCAAACAGTTTTATAAAATTAAATTTTGATTCTGTTTCAAACGAAAATCTTAAAATCACTTTAAAACTCTATCAAAAACAAGAAATAAATAATCCTACGACTGAAAACGTATGGGGAAGAATTCAATTTCTTAAAAAGAATGTTATTGATACCGATGAAGATTATATTAAAGCATTGGTTTCTCTGCAAAAACAAACCAATAATGTAATTTTAATACAAAACATTCAATTAGAGAAAGCTGCTTTTTTATCTCAAAACGCTTCCAAAGAAGTCTATCCTGATAATAATATAAAAGCGATTGTAATTTTAGACAGTATTTTACAAATCAATAACCAATCAAATGCATACAAACTAGCTTTGCAGAAAAAGGAGAATATATTATATAAAACTTTAAATGTACAACTTGAAAAATATACTTATCGCAACGAAAATACCCGCGCTTTTATTCAATATAAAAATGTTGAAAAACTAAAAATTTCTTTTTTTAAAATTACAAACTCGCAATTTATAGAATTAAGTGAATCTTATCGCACTCGGGAAGGAATTAGAGACTCTATTCTAAAAAAAACAAAACCTGTTGTTTCTCAATTCTATACATTTACCAATAAAAAAGATTATTTCGATTACACTACAGAAGTTGTACTTCCTCAGCTTCAGACAGGTTCATATTTAGTATATTTTGAAAGTGAATCTGACTCAAAAGAAAAAAAAGCTACTGCTTTTGAAACGATTACGGTTTCTAATTTTATTGTTTTAGGAACTCAGAATGATAAATCTGAAAGTTATCAGGTTCTGGATCGAAAAACTGGAAAACCATTACAAAATGTAAATATTAAATCGCCGTTGTTTAATATTTTGACTGATAAAAATGGTACTGCTGTTTTTCAAAAAGCAACAGATGCTTACTCCGGTAATTATAATATAATATTGTCTACAGCACAGGATACTCTTTATATTAATAAAAATTATCTCCCTTATAATTCTAAATATGGGGATAAAGATGATGATGAGTTTAGAGGAAAAGTGCAATTTTATTTAGACCGTGCTATTTATCGTCCTGGGCAAACTGTGTTTTTTAAAGGTATTGCAGTTCAGAAAATCAATCAAAAATCTTCTGTAGTCCCATTCACGACTTTTAATATTATTATTGAAGATCCAAATAACACAGAAATTAAGGAATTTAATGTTATTACGAATGAATTTGGTTCTTTTTCTGGCGAATTTACTTTACCAAAAACTGGTCTTACCGGTGATTTTCGTATTAGTGCGGAGGAACCAGATGATTATGAAAATGATAAGGTATACGACAAACGAAAAGACGAGCATCCATTTTGGGATAATGTTGATTTTGAACATTCAGAAAACGTCTTTTCTGTTGAAGAATACAAACGTCCAAAATTTGAAGTCACTTTTGAACCTAAAAAAGAAAGCTTTCAGATTAACCAATCTGTTAAAGTAAAAGGTATAGTAAAAGCTTTTGCCGGAAGTAATATTTCTGATGCAAAAGTTACATATAGTGTTACTCGATACACAACTTATTCAAGATATTTTTCTTCACAATTTGAACAAAATGAAGTTTTGGCAACAGGAGAAACCAAAACTGATGCTTCAGGGAAATTTGCAATCGATTTTAATGCCGTTCCGTCAAAAAATTCAAACAAAGAACAGCTGCCAATTTACAATTATAGTATAAAAGCGTCTGTTACGGATATTAATGGTGAAACACATGATTCAGAAACTTCTATAAAGGTTGGATACCATGACCTAGAACTAGATGCTTTAATTAATAGCGAAATTTTTACTAAAAAGAAAAATGAGATTCAGCTCATAAGTACAAATCTAAATGGAGAATTTTCTGCGGTTAAAGGCGAAATAAAAATTTATTACATCAACCCCTTTTCTACAAAATTCAAAACACGAATTTTTCCTAAACCGGATTTTGCAGCTATTTCAGATTCTGATTTTGAAAAATTATTCCCATATGAAAACAATGAAAATGCAAAAGAAAAAATAATCGAAACCTTATTGTTTTCCAAAAATGTAGACACTCAAAAAGACAAAACCCTAGCTTTAGATTTTATATCAAATTACAAATCCGGAAATTATAAAATTGTTTTTTCTGCAAAAGATAGTTTCGGAAACTTAATCGAGAAAACTTCAAATTTTAAACTTTTTCAAAGTAATGATAAATTTGACGCAAGTCGTTTATTTTCTGTAACACAAACCAATCTTAACCCTGTAAAAGATGGTTTTGTTTCAATAAGAATTACTTCGGTAATACCTGAACTATACATTAGTGCAACGGTTAATTATGAAAACAAAGTATATTTTGAGGAAATGTATACACTTCAAAATCATGAAGCTTTAATTAAAATTCCTGTAAAAAAAGAATTTGAAAACGGACTTACAATTGATTTTACAACCCTATTTGAAAATCAAAAATTTGATAACAATGTTTTGGTTTTTTTACCAAAAGAAAAACCGGAATTTAAGTTTGATGTAGAAACATTTAGAACTAAAATACAACCTGGAAGCAGTGAAAACTGGTGTTTTAAATTAAGCGGTACAGCGACCAAAAAAGAATCTGAAATTTTAGCTTCGATGTATGACAGTTCTTTAGATCAATTTACTGTTAAAAACTGGGAAAGTTTAAATAATAATGATTATCGTTTTGGGTACAGTTACAAGTCACTTATTGGCGTCGAAAAAACATACACTACAATCAATAATTTAAACACGCCTTCTAAACAAATTGAACTCAAAAATGAAAGCACAAAATTGATCTGGTTCGGATTTGATTTTGCTAACAATAGTAACAATGTACTTTATTTACAAAGAGAATATCAAAGACAGTTAACAAAAAAAGCCCGAAAACCTTTAGATGCTAAATTGATTTCTGGTATTGTAACAGATTCAGGAAATCAGCCACTTCCCGGAGTGAGCATTACCATAAAAGATACCCAGCGAAGTACAACAACTGATTTTGACGGATATTATGAAATTGAAGCAAAAGAAAATGAAGAACTGGTTTTCTCTTATATCGGTTTTAAAAGCCAGTCTGCAAAAGTTTTAAAAGACAAAACGATCAATCTTACCTTAAGTGAAGAAGCAAATAAACTAGAACAAGTTGTTGTAACGGGTTATGGCAGGCAAAAAAAGATGGCTTTAACTGCTGCAGTAAGCAAAGTAATAAGTTCAGAATTTGCTCCGCAGGATAATGCTGGTGATATATTAGCTGGAAAAGTACAAGGCGTACAGGTTAGAGGAGTTTCAACTATTTCTGGAAAAAGTCCTTTATATATCGTTGATGGCAAAATCGTAAGCGAAATAAACACCTTAAATCCGAACGATATACTTTCAATTGATGTTTTAAAAGATGATAAAGCAATTGCACTTTACGGTAGCAAAGGAACAAATGGAGCTATAATTATTACTACCAAAAATGCTCTCGAAGATCTAACCCAAGTAAAAGCCAGAAAAAATTTATCTGAAACTGCGTTCTTTTTTCCGAATTTAAAAACAGATTCAAACGGAAAAGTAAGTTTCAATTTTACTTCACCTGAAGCTTTAACGGCTTGGAAACTTCGTTTGTTGGCACATAATAAAGATGCTGTTTCTGGTTATCTGGAGAAAAGTGTTATTACACAAAAAGAATTAATGGTTTTACCAAACTTTCCACGATTCTTTAGAGAAAAAGATACGATTGTAATAAGTGCCAAAATTTCTAATGTTACTGCTGAAGCAAAAACAGGAATTGCTTCTTTACAATTTTTTGACGCCGTAACTATGCAGCCAATTGATGCGAAAATGCTAAACACGAAAAACATCAAAAACTTTACAATTCCGGCGTACGGAAACTCAACAGCAAACTGGACTATTACAATCCCCGAAGGTTTACAAGGTGTTCAATATAAAATCGTAGCGAAAGCCGGTAATTTTTCAGACGGAGAAGAAAACATTCTTCCCGTCTTGACAAACAATATGCTTATTACGGAAAGTATTCCCGTTTGGGTTCGTGAAAATTCGACTAAAGAATACATTTTCGAAAACTTAAAAAACAATAATTCAACAACATTAAAAAATCATCAATTTACGTTTGAATATACTTCAAACCCAACCTGGATCGCGATTCAATCTTTGCCCTATTTAATGGAATATGAGCATGAATGTGCCGAACAGACTTTTGCACGTTTTTATGCGAATGCTTTGGCCACGGAAATTATTTCAAGTAATCCGAAAATTGCAAATGTATTTGATGATTGGAGAAAAAACGGAAAACTTAATTCTAAATTAGAAGAAAACGAAGAATTAAAATCGCTTATTTTAGCTGAAACACCTTGGCTGAATGATGCTCAAAATGAAGATGAAAAGAAAAAAAACATGGCACTTTTATTTGATTTAGAGAAAATGAAAACTTCTCAGGAAGCAACTTTCGAAAAACTAAAGCAAAAACAAAAATCTTCTGGAGGGTTCTCCTGGTTCGACGGAGGTGATGAAAGCGAATATATAACCAGACATATTTTAGCCGGTTTAGGACATTTAGAAAAACTGACTAAAAACAATATTTCTAAAGCTGATGAAATTACCAAAACCGGAATTCCATTCATAGATAATAAATTCTTAGAATATCATAAATCGAGAATCAAAAACTTAAATGCAACTGATAAACTAATCTGGATCAATCCATATTTTGATTTGCATTATTTATATGCCAGAAGTTTTTATTTGAAAAAATATCCTCTTTCTGACACCTTAAAAAAAGCAACAAAACTATATCTCGAAACAGCAAAAAAAGACTGGCTGAATTATTCTCTTTATGAAAAAGGATTAACAGCTTTGACTTTAAACCGTTTTGGAGAAAAAGAAACAGCTAAAAAAATCATCGAAAGCTTAAAAGAAACTTCTTCAAACAACGAAGATTGGGGAATGTACTGGATTGCTAATAAATCTGGCTGGTACTGGTATCAGGCACCAATTGAAACTCAGGCTTTATTAATTGAGGCTTTCGCCGAAGTTACGCAGGATTCTAAATCTGTTGACGCAATGAAAGTTTGGTTATTAAAAAATAAACAAACCAAAAACTGGCCAACTACAAAATCTACAACCGAAGCCATTTATGCTTTATTATTACAAGGCACAGATTGGCTTTCTGTAAAAGACAATACGGTTATAAAATTGGGCGATGAAAAAATCATAACCAAAAAACTGGCAGAAAATGAAAAGGAAGCAGAAACTGGCTACATCAAACTAAACTGGAAAGGTGATGAAATTAAAAAAGAAATGGCTTCTATTAAAATTCAAAATAAATCAAAAGTTCCCGGATATGGTGGTGTTTACTGGCAGTATTTTGAAGATTTGGATAAAATCAAAAACAATTCAGGATCAGTTTTATCGGTTTCAAAAGAATTGTATCTAAAGAAAAGCACTTTAAAAGGTGATGAATTAGAAAAAATCACAAATCAAAATGCTTTAAAAAAAGGAGATTTAGTAACCGTAAGATTAATTATAACTTCAAAAGAAGATACCGAATATGTTCATCTAAAAGATATGCGCGCTTCATGTTTTGAACCTGTAAATGTTCTTTCTGAATATCAATACAAAGATCGTTTAGGATATTATATGAGTACAAAAGATGCCGCAACACACTTTTTCTTTGATCAAATTAATAAAGGGACTTATGTTTTAGAATATGATATTCGGGTAAATAACAGCGGCGAATTCTCAAACGGAATTACAACTATTCAAAGTATGTATGCTCCGGAATTTGCAAGTCATACTAAAGGAATTCGCGTGAAAGTTGAATAA